TGCCCAGGTGCTACTCGTGCATCACACTATTTCTTCGAAATACAAACTCCAAATTACACATAAAAAAGATGCTAAAAAGTCAAGTGAAATTGGCTCACTGAACAACCACCTCTTCTGATTAGATTCGCATGTCATTTTCCTTGTCTGACAACTGCAGATATCCCTTAAATCTCGCCGAGTGCACAATTAATCTTACTAATTAATCCATCAAGTATACATAAATTAGTGCCTCCTATTTTAACAGTAGTAACCTTCTCTGATTAACCTGAGAGAGCCCCACTGCTCAATCAGGTAACCACTTGTCCCCAGACAATTAAGAGCCATGATGAGTTCTATTCAAGGTTTTGTCATAGTCAAATAGCAAAACGCATTTCAAATATCGTGAGTAAAACCTTGGTTTATATAAAATGCAGATAGCTCCAACACTCATCTGCATTACATGAGCATTTAACGCTGGAAGAGATAGGTCCTAAAAGATTGCTTCACATAAAAAATGGCGATGTAAATTGCCTGATTAACCATCCATTAAAGCTATCACAACGTTGAAGTAAATAAGATGAAAGAATAGGTAGCAGCAATTGTCAATATGAAAAGTCCTTGAAATAACTTCCAAAGGGGTTTTCATCATCTCAAAGAATAACATAGCAAAGCTAGTAATATATCCTAAAAAACGACTTAAATATTTAGCAAAGAACTCTGCGGTCTCTCCTACAtctcaaatgatgaaaatggcAGAAAAGCAGCTCAATTAAAGAAGCCCACATGACAAGGAAAAGATCAAATTTAATTAACATTTCAATGACATTCCAGGACGTTCAGCAAAGTGCTAACTCGAAAAAAAGTATTCCTCTGCTGATACAGTCACTATATATGACGTTTCACACATTCACAAAGAAAATGACAACTTGAAATTCATCGCATGCAAGGGGATGACAGGATGATGAACTCATGGCCCCCTGTAAAATCTGAAAAAAGTAAGACCTCTACCTGATAAACCAAGAGGAGTCAGGTCCCAGACCAACAAATGATTGTCCGTGCCTCCAGTCACCAACCGGCATTTTCTCCTCAACAATGCAGATGCTAAAGCTTGAGCATTTTTCTTCACCTGCTGAATATATGCTTTGTACTCGAGGGTAGCCACTTGTTTTAAGGCTATGGCAAGAGCGGCGATGTGATTATTATGAGGGCCTCCTTGCGTTGTTGGATAGACAGAGAAGTTTATCCTTTCCTCAAAATCATAATTGGTGGTATCATGACCATGACTAGACAGCGAGCCTTGTTTCCTTGATTTCACACCTTTTCTGTAAAAGATTATACCTCCTCTAGGACCTCTGAGACTTTTGTGAGTTGTTGAGGTGacaatatcacaataatcaaatGGACTTGCACATTCCTGCAAATGACAATGACCATCATGAGAATCAGAAAATGGAGACTTAGAAGTTGGAAAACATTACATTATTCAGAGCATGCAGCTCTTTGTTACTGTCGACTCGCAACAAAACAGAAGGCATTGTATGTGGAGACGTATTAAGAATCACAGGAATTTTAGCAAGGTTAATTGTATGGACAAAAGAGTTTATTTAACCACTGCAAACAGAAGattccaacaaaaagaaaaggaaaaagcagcACCATCTCCAAGTACCTCATTAAAAGATCAAGCTTGTCTTATTCCACTGCTTACAGAACAATTTAAACGGACCCAGGACTTGAGAGGTTGTGACTTGCAACCACATAAACTGCAGGTATATGGCACGAATAATTCGTTGAACTTGACATGCCTGTCTATGCGCATACATGTAAACAAGGGTCTATATGAATGCAATTGAACTCAAATTAAGGACTTACTTAGGAAAAATATAATGCACACATATTAAAAGCAAACAACTAAAATTAAGGCATAAGAAAAACATAAGGATCATAAAACAAGCATGTAGAGTGATAGTGTTAGTTATGTTCACAATCCGACCAATCCCTCATAAATCAATTCAGATGACACAAAAAATCACGGGTTACATCAAGGAGAAGTTACATCCGCCATATTCAATTCCAAGTAAAAGAAAACCTCATAAAGATTGCAGGGTCTAACCTTTGCTGCCACGAGACCACTGATGTGCGCCATATCACACATCAAAATGGACCCACACTTATCTGCTATGTGCCTAAACCTTGCATAATCCCACTCTCGAGGGTACGAACTCCCACCACAGATCAGTATCTTTGGTCTGTAATCGAGAGCCTTCTCTTCCAGCTTATCATAATCGACCAACCCCGTTTGTGGATTGACTTTGTAAGGAAGGCTCTCGAAGAATATGGAAGCAGCAGAGACCTTCTTCCCACTCGGCGCATAATAACCGTGACTCAGGTGGCCACCAGAAGGCGAGTCCAAACCCATTATCCGATCCCCCGGAAGCAAAAGACCAGTGTACACAGCGAAGTTGGCGGAGGTACACGAATAACACTGCACATTCACGCCCCATTTATCCGAATCTAAATGGAACGCCTCCAATGCACGCTTAAAGCAGAGGAACTCAATTTGATCAATATACGCATTGCCCGTGTAATTTCTAGAACCGGGCATCCCCTCCGAATACTTATTAGTCAAATGGCTGCCTAGCGCTTCCATTACCGCCCTACACACGAAATTCTCGGAAGCAATCAATTCGATACCTTTAAACTGCCTCTGCTTTTCCTTCTCCATGATCTCGTGAATCTCCGGGTCCGCCGCAGACAGAGGCTGGGTCCCCCACGCTTTCACGGCGGCGCGCCGGCCCTCGACCCCCTGCTCGACCGCAACCCGCTTGGCAGCGTTCGAATTCGGCAACAGCTGCCCGTCCCTCTGCCTCTTCAAGCACATCGAGTGCCCCAAAATCCTAaactcctcctcatcctcctcctcctcctcctcctcctccacctcgtcctcctcctcctcgctcaATCCCTCCTCGTCGCTCTCCCTCGAGCGGTCATGCTTCGGCTCGAGCAGCTGCAGCGGGAGCGAGCTCGCCGAGCCGCGATGGTTCGAAACGGCGTCGCTAGGGCTCAAGAGAGGGGCCGGCGTCGAGGAGCGAGAGCTGAACGCGAGCGAGAGGCCGGACTGACAGTCGGAGATATCCATCCGAAACGAAAATCAACACACCCCCCCAAAGGAATCGCGAGGAATTCCGCCGGTcttcgacgacgacgacgatcgGGGAGAGAAAATTGGGGGGAAGACGAAACG
The window above is part of the Eucalyptus grandis isolate ANBG69807.140 chromosome 6, ASM1654582v1, whole genome shotgun sequence genome. Proteins encoded here:
- the LOC104450457 gene encoding serine hydroxymethyltransferase 7, whose amino-acid sequence is MDISDCQSGLSLAFSSRSSTPAPLLSPSDAVSNHRGSASSLPLQLLEPKHDRSRESDEEGLSEEEEDEVEEEEEEEEDEEEFRILGHSMCLKRQRDGQLLPNSNAAKRVAVEQGVEGRRAAVKAWGTQPLSAADPEIHEIMEKEKQRQFKGIELIASENFVCRAVMEALGSHLTNKYSEGMPGSRNYTGNAYIDQIEFLCFKRALEAFHLDSDKWGVNVQCYSCTSANFAVYTGLLLPGDRIMGLDSPSGGHLSHGYYAPSGKKVSAASIFFESLPYKVNPQTGLVDYDKLEEKALDYRPKILICGGSSYPREWDYARFRHIADKCGSILMCDMAHISGLVAAKECASPFDYCDIVTSTTHKSLRGPRGGIIFYRKGVKSRKQGSLSSHGHDTTNYDFEERINFSVYPTTQGGPHNNHIAALAIALKQVATLEYKAYIQQVKKNAQALASALLRRKCRLVTGGTDNHLLVWDLTPLGLSGKNYEKVCEMCHISVNKAAIFGENGAISLGGARIGTPAMTSRGCIESDFETIADFLLRAAQIAIGVRREHGKSQRDFLKGFQNNKDIVELRNRVEAFASQFAMPGINS